In Propionicimonas paludicola, a single window of DNA contains:
- a CDS encoding FtsX-like permease family protein: MPEPAPTGAAAGPGRLRLRRRGLRRAGAQRGLIAALLVVFTVCSAASGACLLLLTAGDHRALSAAVSQADGTEAQAGPDLASMAVLADSLSDTKPDAKTLLPLVRTSLNTVAAPYPAKISLWTTSASFFLDGPKVRRGYLVEADTIAANATLTSGSWPTPAGPGAPIPAAVPQTAAEELGLKPGSTIRLLSDRSGKQASVYDLVVSGTFTSAETPVWTRDELDGRGYDPSHFRLPTFGPFIVAPGTMESRATPVEQLNAVLDPTFGGDEAGIPAYLQRLNAAPDLLKDQAGPAVAQVVVRSDLGAEFERWRSTLRVTDALVVTVFVLVLALGAATTALISRVLAGRRAVENTLLRDRGASSRQLVRSAAIEAVLVAVVAAVLAAPLALLGYWLSAPGSGSWWPWVGLSPDLAILAAALLAGALLPAAVVVLSALPPRSRRSRTSGAGVFVRSGADLMLAGLAVVAYLQLRSHAPTPGLIDPFLAVAPAACALAVAALIARLLPLLARAAEALARRGRGLVLPLAGWHLSRGGGTQGVFLLVLATAVGTLGPTFLATWAVSQDEQASVLVGTDLVVERPGRPDTGGSVATFTGSPASPIADGPIVLGSRPDGVQLLAVDAAAAGRLLVSRPPADASWAQVMAGLTPKAPANSLAVGSGPSGLTVTGTPRPGPSDAGLKPPAIAVRPTLVLSDGVGSTITQVGSEVTLDGRPHTVALPLRGQPPLPPGNWQLVAIELLLLDHSGGQLEWSNETAEVDLTITVAGASGAGGPWSAPPPDAQASVTAEQVQAAGDTIRASFRYAVLNLAWQEAHLTLLSFPASTDVPVAIEEKLAAELGLHVGDRIALAWQATALEAVVVRTVPYVPSHPRQAALLTDLTSLQHALLSTGRTTSLTTAWWVAAPRPGAAQAIRQAGQGPVLDRVETAAELRDGSLRLPVQYAWLLAIVVSVGLAIGGATALAAAQAQQRWITIARVRAIGASRREALASHFAQHAVVTVLAVGLGVVGGGLLSWALVPLLVVSTSGEPAVPPAIVNWAFGPSAAVIGVILVGGLLAGVPSALAMVRRSTVTALRMGEAR; encoded by the coding sequence ATGCCTGAACCGGCACCCACCGGTGCCGCTGCCGGGCCGGGCAGGCTCCGGCTCAGACGGCGTGGGCTGCGCCGGGCCGGCGCCCAGCGCGGCCTGATCGCCGCGCTGCTGGTGGTCTTCACCGTGTGCTCGGCCGCCTCGGGAGCCTGCCTGCTGCTGCTCACCGCCGGTGACCACCGGGCGTTGTCGGCTGCGGTCAGCCAGGCCGACGGCACCGAGGCGCAAGCCGGGCCCGACCTGGCGTCCATGGCGGTGCTGGCCGACAGCCTCAGTGACACCAAGCCGGACGCCAAGACGCTGCTGCCACTGGTGCGGACCTCGCTGAACACCGTGGCGGCGCCCTACCCGGCGAAGATCTCGCTGTGGACCACCAGCGCCAGCTTCTTCCTGGACGGGCCGAAGGTGCGCCGCGGCTACCTGGTCGAGGCCGACACGATCGCGGCCAATGCCACCCTGACCAGTGGCAGCTGGCCCACGCCGGCCGGGCCGGGCGCACCGATCCCGGCCGCCGTCCCACAGACCGCAGCCGAGGAGTTGGGCCTGAAGCCGGGATCGACGATTCGGCTGCTCAGCGATCGCAGCGGTAAGCAGGCGTCGGTCTATGACCTGGTGGTCAGCGGGACCTTCACCTCCGCCGAGACCCCGGTCTGGACCCGGGACGAGTTGGACGGACGGGGCTACGACCCCAGCCACTTCCGGCTGCCGACCTTCGGCCCGTTCATCGTGGCGCCCGGCACCATGGAGTCGCGGGCCACTCCGGTGGAGCAGCTCAACGCCGTGCTCGACCCCACCTTCGGCGGCGACGAAGCCGGAATCCCGGCCTACCTGCAACGCCTGAACGCGGCCCCCGACCTGCTCAAGGATCAGGCCGGTCCCGCAGTGGCTCAGGTGGTCGTCCGCTCTGATCTGGGCGCGGAGTTCGAGCGCTGGCGCTCGACCCTGCGGGTCACCGATGCGCTGGTGGTGACCGTCTTCGTCCTGGTGCTGGCGCTGGGTGCGGCCACCACGGCGCTGATCTCGCGGGTCCTGGCCGGACGTCGCGCCGTGGAGAACACGCTGCTGCGCGACCGCGGCGCCTCGAGCCGGCAGCTGGTCCGCTCGGCCGCCATCGAGGCCGTGCTGGTCGCTGTGGTGGCGGCCGTCCTGGCCGCGCCGCTGGCGCTGCTGGGCTACTGGCTCAGCGCTCCCGGGTCCGGTTCCTGGTGGCCGTGGGTGGGGCTGAGCCCGGACCTGGCGATCCTGGCCGCAGCGTTGCTCGCCGGTGCGCTCCTGCCGGCCGCCGTGGTGGTGCTCAGCGCGTTGCCGCCGCGCTCCCGGCGCTCCCGGACGTCCGGGGCCGGCGTGTTCGTCCGCTCCGGCGCCGACCTGATGCTGGCCGGGCTGGCCGTGGTCGCCTACCTGCAGCTGCGCTCCCACGCCCCGACTCCCGGACTGATCGACCCGTTCCTGGCCGTGGCGCCGGCGGCGTGTGCACTGGCCGTGGCCGCGCTGATCGCTCGGCTGCTGCCGCTGCTCGCCCGCGCCGCCGAAGCCCTCGCCCGTCGCGGACGTGGTCTAGTGCTGCCCCTGGCCGGCTGGCATCTGTCCCGTGGCGGAGGCACCCAGGGGGTGTTCCTGCTGGTCCTGGCCACGGCGGTGGGCACTCTCGGCCCCACCTTCCTGGCCACCTGGGCGGTCTCCCAGGACGAACAGGCATCGGTGCTGGTCGGGACCGACCTGGTGGTGGAACGGCCCGGACGGCCGGACACCGGAGGCTCGGTGGCCACGTTCACCGGCAGCCCGGCGTCCCCGATCGCCGACGGGCCGATCGTGCTGGGCAGCCGACCCGACGGAGTGCAGCTGCTCGCCGTGGACGCCGCGGCCGCCGGCCGGCTGCTGGTGAGTCGTCCACCGGCGGACGCCAGCTGGGCGCAGGTGATGGCCGGGCTCACTCCGAAGGCCCCCGCCAACTCTCTGGCGGTCGGCTCCGGACCGTCCGGGCTGACCGTGACCGGAACTCCCCGACCCGGGCCTAGTGACGCCGGCCTGAAGCCTCCGGCGATCGCGGTGAGGCCCACGCTGGTGCTCAGCGACGGGGTCGGCTCGACCATCACTCAGGTCGGCAGCGAGGTGACCCTGGACGGACGGCCGCATACCGTCGCGCTGCCGCTGCGCGGACAACCGCCGCTGCCACCGGGCAACTGGCAGCTGGTGGCCATCGAGCTGCTGCTGCTGGACCACAGCGGTGGTCAGCTGGAGTGGAGCAACGAGACCGCAGAGGTGGACCTGACGATCACGGTGGCCGGGGCGTCCGGCGCGGGCGGGCCATGGAGTGCGCCGCCCCCCGATGCGCAGGCCTCCGTCACCGCCGAGCAGGTGCAGGCCGCCGGCGACACGATCCGCGCCTCCTTCCGCTACGCGGTCCTGAACCTGGCCTGGCAGGAGGCTCATCTGACCTTGCTCAGCTTCCCGGCCTCCACCGACGTGCCGGTGGCGATCGAGGAGAAGCTGGCCGCCGAACTGGGGCTGCACGTCGGTGACCGAATCGCCTTGGCCTGGCAGGCCACCGCGCTCGAGGCCGTCGTGGTCCGGACGGTTCCCTACGTCCCGTCCCATCCGCGGCAGGCCGCCTTGCTGACCGATCTCACCTCGCTGCAGCACGCCCTGCTGAGCACTGGACGGACGACGTCCCTCACCACTGCCTGGTGGGTGGCCGCACCGCGTCCCGGGGCGGCGCAGGCCATCCGGCAGGCCGGCCAGGGTCCGGTGCTGGATCGGGTCGAGACTGCGGCCGAGCTGCGCGATGGGTCGCTGCGGCTTCCGGTCCAGTACGCCTGGCTGCTGGCGATCGTGGTGTCGGTGGGGTTGGCGATCGGTGGCGCCACCGCCTTGGCCGCAGCTCAGGCGCAGCAGCGCTGGATCACCATCGCCCGGGTCCGGGCGATCGGGGCGTCCCGGCGGGAGGCCCTGGCCAGCCATTTCGCCCAGCACGCCGTGGTGACCGTGTTGGCTGTCGGGTTGGGAGTGGTCGGCGGCGGGTTGCTGTCCTGGGCACTGGTACCGCTGCTGGTGGTCAGCACGTCCGGTGAGCCCGCGGTGCCTCCGGCCATCGTGAACTGGGCCTTCGGACCGTCCGCGGCCGTGATCGGGGTGATCCTGGTCGGCGGTCTGCTGGCCGGCGTCCCCTCGGCGCTGGCCATGGTCCGACGCTCGACGGTGACCGCCTTGCGGATGGGGGAGGCGCGATGA
- a CDS encoding glycoside hydrolase family 32 protein → MTTAPTPHPYVDPSGPTVPDPHRPGFHLTAPQGWLNDPNGLCQWDGVFHLFYQYNPDAPVHNQIHWGHVTSTDLVHWRDEPIALAPSSGPDAQGCWSGVLVDDDGTPTLVYSGHTPSARPTQTCCIAVGTPELATWEKLPDNPVIDGPPPGLQVTEFRDHTVWREDGQWHQAMGSGLVGRGGALLHFLSPDLRQWTYQGPLVTADGLPTGGPFSGTTWECPDLFVLPTTEGEPWHILVFSAWDYGRTLYPLYLVGHLVDGSFIADAAPRHLDLGLRHFYAPQSFAAADGRRIQFGWAQEARPEAAVLDAGWTGVMSLPRTLTLRSDGTLAAAPVAEVDALRDGAGERLDLVEGTRRLRLTGDQLDLCAEIVLPSGSGVEFAIRASEDLREATFVRLQRADDGAARLILDRSHSRSRDAGDLDDYDLSELGGELPALIEDRVELRIIVDHSMIEVFAGGVPLTARVYPSSAEATGVEVTVLSSAKVDLVAWPMKAALRRNPEVVTS, encoded by the coding sequence ATGACCACCGCACCCACTCCGCACCCGTATGTGGACCCGTCCGGGCCAACGGTGCCGGATCCGCACCGTCCCGGCTTCCACCTCACCGCGCCACAGGGCTGGCTGAACGACCCGAACGGGCTATGCCAGTGGGACGGGGTGTTCCACCTCTTCTACCAGTACAACCCGGACGCCCCGGTGCACAACCAGATCCATTGGGGACATGTCACCAGTACCGATCTGGTGCACTGGCGCGACGAGCCGATCGCGCTGGCGCCCTCGTCCGGGCCGGACGCGCAGGGCTGCTGGAGCGGTGTCCTGGTCGACGATGACGGCACTCCGACCCTGGTCTACTCCGGGCACACGCCGTCCGCGCGTCCGACCCAGACCTGCTGCATCGCCGTGGGCACCCCCGAGCTGGCCACGTGGGAGAAGCTTCCGGACAACCCGGTGATCGACGGGCCGCCGCCCGGGCTGCAGGTGACCGAGTTCCGCGACCACACGGTCTGGCGTGAGGACGGTCAGTGGCACCAGGCCATGGGGTCGGGCCTGGTCGGACGCGGCGGCGCACTGCTCCACTTCCTCAGCCCGGATCTTCGCCAGTGGACCTATCAGGGTCCGCTGGTGACCGCGGACGGCTTGCCGACCGGGGGGCCGTTCAGCGGCACGACCTGGGAGTGCCCCGATCTCTTCGTGCTCCCGACGACCGAGGGAGAGCCCTGGCACATCCTGGTGTTCTCGGCCTGGGACTACGGCCGCACCCTCTACCCCCTCTATCTGGTCGGGCACCTCGTGGACGGGTCGTTCATCGCCGATGCTGCCCCGCGTCACCTCGATCTGGGCTTGCGGCACTTCTACGCGCCGCAGAGCTTCGCGGCTGCGGACGGGCGACGGATCCAGTTCGGCTGGGCACAGGAGGCCCGGCCCGAGGCGGCCGTACTCGACGCCGGCTGGACGGGCGTGATGTCGTTGCCGCGCACCCTCACCCTGCGATCGGACGGGACCCTGGCGGCCGCACCGGTCGCCGAGGTGGACGCGCTGCGCGACGGCGCCGGGGAGCGCCTGGACCTCGTCGAGGGCACGCGTCGGCTGCGGCTCACCGGCGACCAGCTGGATCTGTGCGCCGAGATCGTCCTACCGTCGGGGTCCGGGGTGGAGTTCGCGATCCGGGCCAGCGAGGATCTCCGGGAGGCCACCTTCGTCCGGCTGCAGCGCGCGGACGACGGCGCGGCCCGCCTGATTCTGGACCGTAGCCACAGCCGCAGCCGTGATGCCGGCGATCTCGACGACTACGACCTGAGTGAGCTCGGCGGGGAGCTGCCCGCCCTGATCGAGGATCGAGTGGAGCTGCGAATCATCGTTGACCACTCGATGATCGAGGTGTTTGCCGGGGGCGTCCCGCTGACCGCGAGGGTCTACCCCTCCAGCGCAGAAGCCACCGGAGTGGAAGTCACCGTGCTGTCGTCGGCGAAGGTCGACCTGGTGGCCTGGCCGATGAAGGCAGCCCTGCGCAGGAACCCTGAGGTGGTCACCTCATGA
- a CDS encoding DUF932 domain-containing protein produces the protein MSAAIGTPNDRRLKVKHFRNSLGKIGSVRDALGIVHKAGDAFAEQVRRLTDEAVSEARWAAFVDVYAEASSDTKRAATIAGQKADELHRLWNHDSRVNPWRGTAYGVVAAVNTYVHHVQEVRGADRTTRNMERMITGGVDQLDAGTLALLATV, from the coding sequence TTGTCGGCCGCGATCGGGACTCCGAACGACCGCCGCCTGAAGGTCAAGCACTTCCGTAACAGCCTGGGCAAGATCGGCAGCGTCCGGGACGCGCTGGGCATCGTTCACAAGGCTGGAGACGCCTTCGCTGAGCAGGTTCGCCGGCTCACTGACGAGGCGGTCAGCGAAGCACGCTGGGCAGCGTTCGTCGACGTCTACGCCGAGGCGAGCAGCGACACCAAGCGCGCCGCGACCATCGCCGGGCAGAAGGCCGACGAGCTGCACCGACTGTGGAACCACGACAGCCGCGTGAACCCGTGGCGAGGCACCGCTTACGGAGTTGTCGCCGCAGTGAACACCTACGTTCATCACGTCCAGGAGGTGCGCGGCGCAGACCGGACGACCCGCAACATGGAGCGGATGATCACCGGCGGCGTCGACCAGCTCGACGCCGGAACGCTGGCACTGCTGGCCACGGTCTGA
- a CDS encoding chloride channel protein, protein MSWRTLLATFRRRTQTWPMPVRVAVGVIATGLSVGVAATLVTELLHLIQHLAYGYTDETFLLGVEHADPLRRVLAPTLGLGLAGLAWMWLRRRRLPQVSEACGPKARRLPLGRTTADALLQILAVGTGASIGRERAPRQIGAALASVLSSVLGIGRDTRRRLVIAGAGAGLAVVYNVPLSGVIFGAEVLAGGFGLSGLAIFVPVSLVAVAVSWPVLGMNSVYQLPAGDLDATTLIWALAAAPLCALVGAGFDRLVRWCGRWRPQPTWRLPVATALAGLAVGVAAIWWPSLPGNGKGIVQLGLAGGATALTFALLLVLKPVATAVTAGSGVDGGFLTPALGTGAALGAAVAMAGLSAGQNWPVATFTLIAAVGVLAATQRAPWFAAVFGWELARPSIAMLGVLVVVAWGTALIARRLPWTAQAAPKAEPKQ, encoded by the coding sequence GTGAGCTGGCGCACCCTGCTGGCCACATTTCGCCGCCGCACCCAAACGTGGCCGATGCCGGTGCGTGTGGCCGTCGGGGTGATCGCCACCGGGCTGAGCGTTGGGGTGGCGGCGACCCTGGTCACTGAGCTGCTGCATCTGATCCAGCACCTCGCCTATGGCTACACCGATGAAACCTTCCTGCTGGGTGTCGAGCACGCCGATCCGCTCCGACGAGTGCTCGCCCCGACTCTCGGTCTCGGTCTTGCCGGCCTGGCCTGGATGTGGCTGCGCCGCCGTCGGCTGCCGCAGGTCAGCGAGGCCTGTGGTCCGAAGGCGCGCCGACTGCCGCTGGGCCGGACGACCGCGGACGCACTCCTCCAGATCCTGGCTGTCGGGACCGGCGCCTCGATCGGACGGGAGCGAGCTCCCCGCCAGATCGGTGCAGCCCTCGCCTCGGTGCTCAGCAGCGTTCTCGGCATCGGACGAGACACTCGGCGCCGGCTGGTCATCGCCGGCGCGGGAGCCGGTCTGGCCGTGGTGTACAACGTTCCGCTGAGCGGGGTGATCTTCGGCGCCGAGGTGTTGGCCGGCGGCTTCGGTCTGAGCGGGCTGGCGATCTTCGTTCCGGTCAGTCTGGTGGCGGTGGCTGTCTCCTGGCCGGTCCTCGGCATGAACTCGGTCTACCAGCTGCCCGCCGGCGACCTCGATGCCACCACGCTGATCTGGGCTTTGGCCGCGGCTCCACTGTGTGCCCTGGTCGGGGCCGGGTTCGACCGGCTCGTGCGCTGGTGCGGACGGTGGCGTCCGCAACCCACCTGGCGCCTCCCGGTCGCCACGGCGCTGGCCGGCCTGGCCGTCGGTGTGGCCGCGATCTGGTGGCCGAGCCTGCCCGGGAACGGCAAGGGCATCGTCCAGCTCGGACTGGCCGGCGGAGCCACCGCGCTCACCTTCGCGCTCCTCCTGGTGCTCAAGCCCGTGGCCACCGCGGTCACCGCCGGCAGCGGCGTGGACGGCGGCTTCCTCACCCCCGCACTCGGCACCGGTGCTGCGCTGGGAGCTGCGGTCGCCATGGCCGGACTGTCAGCGGGCCAGAACTGGCCGGTGGCCACCTTCACCCTGATCGCTGCCGTCGGAGTGCTCGCCGCGACCCAGCGGGCCCCGTGGTTCGCTGCCGTGTTCGGTTGGGAGCTGGCCCGACCGTCCATCGCCATGCTCGGGGTGCTCGTGGTCGTCGCCTGGGGCACTGCCCTGATCGCCCGACGGTTGCCCTGGACCGCGCAGGCTGCACCGAAAGCCGAGCCCAAGCAGTGA
- a CDS encoding ABC transporter ATP-binding protein, producing the protein MSTSRYQLMVDVRSVQRTYGSGHSAVTALRDVSLQIAEGELVALAGRSGSGKTTLLNIIGGLDRPNHGEVIVDGTDLAQLNEAGLEAVRRDTVSFIFQGFGLVPELTAAENVGLPLRLRRTPPEIREQRAALLLELVGLASHGAHRPDEMSGGQMQRVAIARALAGSPRLLIADEPTGQLDTETGLAVMALIRGVVEAEGMTAIISTHDPVMMALADRALRIEDGRLVDA; encoded by the coding sequence ATGAGCACCTCTCGCTACCAGCTGATGGTCGACGTGCGCTCTGTGCAGCGCACCTACGGCTCGGGCCACTCCGCGGTGACCGCGCTGCGCGACGTCTCGCTCCAGATCGCCGAAGGGGAGTTGGTCGCCCTGGCCGGACGCTCCGGTTCCGGAAAGACCACGCTGCTGAACATCATCGGCGGCCTGGATCGCCCCAACCACGGCGAAGTGATCGTGGACGGCACCGACTTGGCCCAGCTGAACGAGGCCGGGCTCGAGGCCGTCCGCCGGGACACGGTGTCGTTCATCTTCCAGGGCTTCGGGCTGGTGCCCGAGCTGACCGCCGCGGAGAACGTGGGCCTGCCGTTGCGGCTGCGCCGCACCCCGCCGGAGATCCGCGAGCAGCGGGCCGCGCTATTGCTGGAGCTGGTCGGACTGGCCAGCCACGGTGCGCACCGGCCCGATGAGATGTCCGGCGGCCAGATGCAGCGGGTGGCGATCGCCCGGGCCCTGGCCGGCTCACCGCGGCTCCTGATCGCCGACGAACCCACCGGTCAGCTCGACACCGAGACCGGCCTGGCCGTGATGGCGCTGATCCGCGGTGTGGTCGAGGCCGAGGGGATGACCGCGATCATCTCCACCCACGACCCGGTGATGATGGCGCTGGCCGATCGCGCGCTGCGAATCGAGGACGGCAGGCTGGTCGATGCCTGA
- a CDS encoding RNA polymerase sigma factor: MSITTGSEPAERSDADLLAAAGRDDMLAYDELFRRHYRVVVAYALTISQGGSSDAEDAACEAMTLMWRKRRHIRLANQSVLPWLLVTTKNVARNIAKARAREQRRIRDAANLRLVAEPELEAAQREAAAFLDECIQRLSPMDRDVFIACVVEGRTYQEVATATSLTVPAVGNRLSRAKRQLREQLSANPD; this comes from the coding sequence GTGAGCATCACCACAGGATCAGAACCGGCCGAGCGCAGTGACGCCGACCTGCTGGCCGCCGCAGGACGCGACGACATGCTCGCCTACGACGAACTCTTCCGCCGGCACTACCGGGTCGTTGTCGCCTACGCGCTGACCATCAGCCAGGGCGGTAGCAGCGATGCCGAAGACGCCGCCTGCGAAGCGATGACACTCATGTGGCGAAAGCGCCGACATATACGGCTCGCCAACCAGTCCGTACTCCCTTGGCTGCTGGTCACGACGAAGAACGTGGCCCGCAACATCGCCAAGGCCCGCGCTCGAGAACAGCGAAGGATCCGAGACGCTGCCAACCTCCGGCTCGTCGCCGAGCCAGAGTTGGAGGCCGCTCAGCGTGAGGCCGCCGCGTTCCTCGACGAGTGCATACAAAGACTCTCCCCCATGGACCGCGACGTGTTCATTGCGTGCGTCGTGGAAGGCCGGACCTATCAAGAGGTCGCTACCGCGACTTCGCTGACCGTCCCCGCGGTCGGGAACCGACTCTCTCGGGCGAAACGACAGCTGCGTGAGCAGCTGTCGGCGAACCCGGACTAA
- a CDS encoding PQQ-dependent sugar dehydrogenase: MGRTLTLTLVMVLLAGCSAPISAPTTPAPAPVSSTSAPAATPPSTPKTAPDGRPFVIEKLSRFDEPWAMTFLPDGDLLVTERGGALKLRRADGHVLTVGGVPKVVHDGQGGLGDVIVSPGFAMDRLVYLSWVERGDGGTGALVGRAELAGTPDEPALTGLQVIWRQQPKTSGSGHFGHRLAFSPDGQYLFISSGERQKFDPAQDLGTNLGKIVRLTPDGAPAAGNPWAGQGGVTAQLWTRGHRNPLGLAFDSSGNLWSTEMGPRGGDELNLIEPGRNYGWPKASNGSHYDGRDIPDHRAGDGFAAPAAFWNPSISPSSLMIYTGTAFPQWQGDAFIGALSGQALIRVDLDGTTARLADTWGLGQRIREVEQAPDGTIWLLEDAPSGRLLRLSPAS, from the coding sequence ATGGGACGCACCCTCACCCTGACGCTGGTCATGGTGTTGCTGGCCGGCTGTTCCGCGCCGATCTCGGCACCGACCACGCCCGCACCGGCACCAGTTTCGTCCACCTCGGCGCCGGCGGCCACCCCACCGAGCACTCCGAAGACTGCGCCGGACGGGCGTCCATTCGTGATCGAGAAGCTGAGTCGCTTCGACGAGCCGTGGGCGATGACCTTCCTGCCCGACGGCGACCTGCTGGTCACCGAGCGCGGCGGCGCGCTGAAGCTGCGTCGAGCTGACGGACACGTCCTCACCGTCGGCGGTGTGCCGAAGGTCGTCCACGACGGCCAGGGCGGGCTCGGCGATGTCATCGTCTCCCCCGGCTTCGCTATGGATCGGCTCGTCTATCTCAGCTGGGTCGAGCGCGGCGACGGCGGCACCGGAGCGCTGGTCGGACGAGCCGAGCTCGCTGGCACCCCGGACGAGCCCGCCCTCACCGGGCTGCAGGTGATCTGGCGCCAGCAGCCCAAGACCAGCGGCTCGGGCCACTTCGGGCATCGGCTCGCGTTCAGTCCGGACGGGCAGTACCTGTTCATCAGCTCCGGCGAGCGGCAGAAGTTCGACCCGGCCCAGGATCTCGGCACGAACCTCGGCAAGATCGTCCGGCTCACTCCGGACGGCGCGCCGGCTGCCGGCAATCCGTGGGCTGGTCAGGGCGGTGTCACCGCGCAGCTGTGGACGCGCGGCCACCGCAACCCACTCGGGCTGGCCTTCGACTCATCCGGCAACCTCTGGTCGACCGAGATGGGGCCGCGCGGCGGCGACGAACTCAACCTGATCGAGCCCGGCCGCAACTACGGCTGGCCGAAGGCGTCCAACGGCTCCCACTACGACGGACGCGACATTCCCGACCATCGGGCAGGGGACGGGTTCGCCGCCCCGGCAGCCTTCTGGAACCCGAGCATCTCGCCCAGCAGCCTGATGATCTACACCGGCACGGCCTTCCCGCAGTGGCAGGGCGATGCTTTCATCGGCGCGCTCTCCGGGCAGGCCCTGATCCGGGTTGACCTGGACGGCACGACGGCCAGGCTCGCCGACACCTGGGGGCTCGGCCAGCGGATCCGCGAAGTCGAGCAAGCCCCGGACGGGACCATCTGGCTCCTCGAGGACGCCCCCAGCGGACGGCTGCTGCGGCTCAGTCCTGCCTCATGA
- a CDS encoding FKBP-type peptidyl-prolyl cis-trans isomerase, protein MRGIKAAAVLIVALTTLAGCTPSSPVPNPSAVASADQATVAAIKWEGGAKDPKLDLKTPLRVNEPTVSMVEPGSGASISMGQLVTFDSLVVDGETGAVEGSTYGGATPNKLILAKSTANETMLGAMRTAKVGGKFLYVVPAPANDATAAPTDPLATPAPSASKVLAITIRSVENVPNAAEGTEKAPDPALPKLTFAADGTPSVVAPKSKPTDKLASSVLIEGSGPQVTDGQTVAVKYYGWLWDGKPFDAVWGVSAPEVVGVSTAISGWRKAIVGKKVGSRVLMVVPPAMAYGGAGQDSIPPDSTLIFLVDVLAAY, encoded by the coding sequence ATGAGGGGAATCAAGGCTGCGGCCGTCCTCATCGTCGCGTTGACGACATTGGCGGGGTGCACCCCGTCCAGTCCGGTGCCGAACCCGTCGGCAGTCGCCAGCGCCGACCAGGCAACCGTCGCGGCGATCAAGTGGGAGGGTGGCGCCAAGGACCCGAAGCTCGATCTGAAGACTCCGCTGCGGGTCAACGAGCCCACGGTCAGCATGGTCGAGCCCGGTTCGGGGGCCAGCATCTCGATGGGGCAGCTGGTCACCTTCGACTCGTTGGTCGTCGATGGCGAGACCGGTGCGGTTGAGGGCTCCACCTACGGCGGCGCTACTCCCAACAAGCTGATCCTGGCCAAGAGCACTGCCAACGAGACCATGCTGGGCGCGATGCGCACCGCCAAGGTCGGCGGCAAGTTCCTCTATGTGGTGCCCGCTCCCGCCAACGACGCCACCGCAGCGCCGACCGATCCCTTGGCCACTCCGGCTCCGTCGGCGTCCAAGGTGCTGGCGATCACGATTCGGTCGGTCGAGAACGTCCCGAATGCCGCCGAGGGCACCGAGAAGGCGCCGGATCCGGCACTGCCCAAGCTCACCTTCGCTGCCGACGGGACGCCCAGTGTGGTCGCCCCCAAGAGCAAGCCGACGGACAAGCTGGCCAGCTCGGTGCTGATCGAAGGCTCCGGCCCGCAGGTCACCGACGGCCAGACCGTGGCCGTGAAGTACTACGGATGGCTGTGGGACGGTAAGCCGTTCGACGCCGTGTGGGGCGTCAGCGCTCCCGAGGTGGTCGGAGTCAGCACCGCAATCTCCGGATGGCGCAAGGCCATCGTCGGCAAGAAGGTCGGAAGCCGGGTGCTGATGGTGGTGCCGCCGGCCATGGCCTACGGCGGCGCCGGCCAGGACTCGATCCCGCCGGACTCCACGTTGATCTTCCTGGTGGACGTGCTGGCCGCCTACTGA
- a CDS encoding ATP-binding cassette domain-containing protein → MSEPATSLAATAHAAADDHLIVCESVVRIFQHGPIEVQALQGLDLHVTKGEMIAVVGPSGAGKSTLLSILAGADSPTAGTVRVAGWDLAKLPANQRVGYRRGVVGLVQQQTSRNLIPYLNAVDNVVVPLSLSSYPRRKRAARAAELLDRFGVGYCARRLPGEMSGGEQQRVAIAVAMANEPPLLLADEPTGELDTTTSHEIFETLRATSAEDGVTVVVVTHDPTVSGQVGRTVAIRDGRTSSEVLRHTEELEDGQQRIVAQEYAVMDRAGRVQVPREFREALELTRRVRLTLEANHLELWPDDRR, encoded by the coding sequence ATGTCGGAGCCGGCGACCAGCCTGGCCGCGACCGCGCACGCCGCTGCCGACGACCACCTGATCGTCTGCGAGAGCGTCGTCCGGATCTTCCAGCACGGGCCGATCGAGGTGCAGGCATTGCAGGGCCTCGATCTGCACGTCACCAAGGGCGAGATGATCGCGGTGGTCGGGCCGTCCGGGGCCGGCAAGTCGACGCTGCTGTCGATCCTGGCCGGAGCCGACTCGCCGACCGCGGGCACCGTCCGGGTGGCCGGCTGGGATCTGGCCAAGCTGCCGGCCAACCAGCGGGTCGGCTACCGGCGCGGCGTGGTCGGACTGGTGCAGCAGCAGACCTCCCGCAACCTGATTCCCTACCTCAACGCCGTCGACAACGTGGTGGTGCCACTCAGCCTGTCCTCGTATCCGCGACGCAAGCGGGCCGCGCGGGCTGCTGAACTGCTCGACCGGTTCGGGGTCGGCTACTGCGCGCGGCGGCTGCCCGGCGAGATGTCCGGCGGCGAACAGCAGCGGGTGGCGATCGCCGTGGCCATGGCCAACGAACCGCCATTGCTGCTGGCCGACGAGCCGACCGGCGAACTCGACACCACCACCTCGCACGAGATCTTCGAAACCCTGCGCGCCACCAGCGCCGAGGACGGGGTCACCGTGGTGGTGGTCACCCATGACCCGACGGTCAGCGGGCAGGTCGGACGCACGGTGGCCATCCGCGACGGCCGGACCAGCTCCGAGGTGCTGCGGCACACCGAGGAACTCGAGGACGGCCAGCAGCGGATCGTCGCCCAGGAGTACGCCGTGATGGACCGGGCCGGACGCGTCCAGGTGCCGCGGGAGTTCCGGGAAGCCCTCGAACTGACCCGCCGAGTGCGGCTGACCCTGGAGGCCAACCACCTCGAACTATGGCCGGACGATCGCCGATGA